The Episyrphus balteatus chromosome 3, idEpiBalt1.1, whole genome shotgun sequence genome segment TATAAAACCGGGGAGTTTTAAcccttcttgttttttttttatagattttaagtTTCATCGCAGTTGCATCTGCAGGACGTTTGGGATACAACTACCAACAAGGAGTATCTGGTAGCAATGATTACGCTTCATCCGGATCGAGTTTCAATCCTTCTCTGGCCCTTGGTAGCGGCAGTGGGCAAGGTCTTGGAAGTGCAGGATTTGGAGGAGCTGATTTTGGAGGACAAGCTCAAGGATCTGGTATCAGTTATGGCCTTAGCAGTGGATCAATTGGATCTGGACTTGGTGGTGGAATTGGTTTCGGATCATCTGGAGGTCAATCATTTGGATCGGGATCATCATCAATCGGTGGTAGTGGTCTTGGAGGATCTGGAATCAGCTATGGATCATCATCTGGTTCATCTGGATCAGTTGGAGGTGGTGTCAGCTATCAACCTGGATCCAATCGCGTTATCGATGGTGGACTCACTAAGGAATATTTCATTTACTCCGCTCCAGAGGAACAAGTTCAACAAGGTCAAAACACAGAAAGTATCGAAACCGTTATCAAGAAGAACCTTCGTGTAATCTTCATCAAGGCCCCAGAAAACAGCGCTGTCCACAATGCTGCTCTCCAAGTTGCCAAACAAGCAACTGAAGACAGAACTGCCATTTATGTCTTGAGCAAGGAAGCTGATGTATCAGAAATCGCTAACCAAGTTCAACAAATCAGCGAGAATGTTCGTGCTAAGCCAGAAGTCCGTTTCATCAAGTACAGGACAAATGAGGATGCTCTTAATGCTCAACGCACCATTCAACAACAATACGAAGCTTTGGGTGGAACTTCACAGAGCTCAAATGAAGGTGTTGCTCCAGTTTTGAACTTTGCTTCACCCGCAGCTGCTGGTCACCATGCAGGACATGCTCATGGTTCAAGCGGTGGTTCCAATTTGATTGCATCTGGTTCATCAATCAGCTCGTCTTCCAGTTCACCAGCTCTTAACATTGGTTCTGCATCAGAACAAAGTTCACAGAGCGTTAATTTGGGCAGCATTGGATCATCTTCCAACAATGTTGCTGTCAAGTCTGAAAATGAATACTTGCCACCAGCTGTTAAGAAATAAGTTTGATAGTTTATATTACTTATAAGGACTGTGCATTTTATTAAGgaacaaaatacaatttattatttatgaagaaaatgtgtttttgtatTAGCTAAaaagcaaaagttgtttttttgctgCAGGGAAGTCAGAACTATCTACCTGTAACTATAGGTAAGGTATAACACTTTTCCATAGCTACATGTTACATGAAATACGTGGACTTTAATAAAAGTTTCTTGTCTTCTGTTTCGATATTTTGAACGGTGAAGTTGATCTTCAGTTGAAGTTTTTCGTGCAAAAAATTACAGGGACTCATATTTGAACATGTTTTGAAGCATAACACAGtacattacatacatatacattacatatattatatatgtatactagGGTGGcccttattttactcttttgcgAAAAgagtaaaaatttcaattttgaatttcaaaaatgctttttcGATTTGCTCGGAAAgtggaaaaattttgaaaaaatatgctgtttttattttattaatttttttttcagtccgcaattattttagtttttttggcgTAAGCCCCATATTTGAAAAAAGtccaaatttctaaaaatttttttgtagtttgCAGATTTTTAAGAAACCTATAAACTGaggaaaaaaacaattattttacagAGTGATTTTGCGTTGTAGACAAACTTCGTTAGTTAAAAGTTGTTTgacgttataaaacatctttaaatcaaagttgtttcaactttgaaaaagagcatcaatttattaaaaaaaaaagtaaaaatagaaaaggGATGGAATCTAAAActcttgggtcactaggcgaatgctttaccaacgtgctatttcactgttggaaataagggtgaaaaaatgcaacaaaagctgaagtctgaCGATACCAAAACCACTTTAGCGATTACAATTAAGttcgcgttttggacgcgttctggacgcgtttcagacgcgtgttggacacgttttgggctcgtttaagacgcgttttggacgcgtttcagacgcgttttggacgtatttggaagcgttttgtaagcgttttgaacgcgtttcggacgcattttagacgcgttttggacacgtttcagacacgttttggacgcgtttttgaagcgttttgaacgcgttttggacgcgtttcagacacgtttcagacgcatttggacgcgtttcagacgcgttttgggcttgtttcagacgcgttttggccGCGTTTCAGACACGTTGTAGACGCGTTTTGTACGCGATTCAGACGcattttgggcgcgtttcgggcgcgttttggacgcctTTCAGATGCGTTTATGACGCGTTTCAGAGGCGTTTCGTACGCGTTTtgtacgcgtttcagacgcattttgggcgcgttttggacgcgtttgggacgcatttcggacgcgtttcaggtgggtttcaggcgcgtttcagacgcattttgggcgcgttttggacgcgtttgggacgcatttcggacgcgtttcaggtgGGTTTCAGGCGAGTTTCAGACGcattttgggcgcgttttggacgcgtttcggacgcattTTGGGTGCGTTTTGGAAGCGATTTGGAATACTTATAAGAAGCGTTCAAGGGGCAGGTAGCCAGGGCCGTCTGTAACTAGCCTGGGGCCCTTAggcacacaagaattttggacccttttggaaagtaaaataagtttaCTATGGCTGGCTAAAAGGCAATGGTTGGTTAAAAAGGGATGCAAATAATATCGTTCCATGTAAAGTAActagtgtctttattattcGCAGGGGCTACCAATAATACGTTCATTGGAACATCAATCGTTGTCACTCCTAACAATTGTACTTtatatacagtaaaacccggataagtacctcaccttaaatgcccCGTTTTGttaggcactaaagcgggtaagttacttacaagaacccgcttaagtgctcataggcacttatctctatatttacttaaaaataaaaaaaaacatgtttgatttattaaaaacagaatcttcacaaacaaaataactttgaaagtttaaaataactaactacttagtttctatttttagtagaatttttgaatcTTAAAGCGCTTTAGCAAATGAAGTTTTTCTTACTGCtgaaacttgtttcaaatgtgtacttaaaagaatttcctgcaagtaaattcaattataagtatttaaaatagaagGTAGTTAAGCGGGAAaggcagttaagcgaaaggtacttaaaagatgagttttatatgaaaaaatccttaaaattttggttctaaaaaacaaaggcacttatgcgggttaggcacttaagcgagaggcacttatccgggttttactgtactgccaataattataccCTGTATCCGTTGTAAGTTTCAGTTTGAGAAATtgctaaaactaaaaaaaaatatttttagatttttaaaaaaagttattgtttttttttttgtttaatcatttttttttaggttatttaatgaattttatgtgtcaatctttaaatacgagagtaatttgcaattcaaagtgaaaaaatgtttgggggtgccaaccattgtaccagtTACGCTATGCCGTTTTCcatttggtagatggtctgcccgacaaaaatgttttgagaattaaTGTGTGAGAATAGGGACCCTGGGCACgtgccccgtgtgcccttatggtgaAGACGGTATTGCAGGTAGCTGTTCCCCAGTTATCTTCTAATTACCAAActctttaaaatcaaaatttgttttattctttgtaaaattatcctttttacacattttgttggaattaccatggTTTATCGAGAAATTTCGATTTTCAAGAGGCTACcattcttttgaagaaaatttcttagttttttaACTAAGGgttgactaacgaaaaaaaaatcaggctatcctgggctaaccttgggcaaacgaagcaatcaggtttaaaaataatttgaggTACTATCTTTGTATAGCCATTATGGAGCTCTATCCCACCGAGGTTTGTTGGCACACACATGGAAACCGATTCGATGCACCAACTTTTATATGACAAAATTTATCGTAGATAAGTTTATCTTTGATATACCCTCTATtatctacttaaattttaaatttatttatgcaTCCCAAAATTGATACAACCCAATAAAACTTTTGTTTGAAATGCAAAACGTTTAGATGACctattgaattaaattaaaaatgataatcAAAATATTCTCGTCTTTCTTTGTATGTCACTTTTGCATTCATGTTTATAATTCGTAGGTATTTGAATTTGAGAATTAAAACTTGACCATGTTTTCTTTAAGGGCTAGTTGTTTAGACCTTTAAGCTTTAATCTCAACTGAATCAACAAACTAGGTGAATAATTCTGAGTAGGAACAGAAATGTTCATCATTCATACCAAGCGCACAAGAACTGATTTTATGACTCTTGTAGGGAAACAGTTTCATAAATTTGTATGCATACTAACAAACCAATCTTATGTTCTTAAGTTTGAATTTGAATAACACAGGTGATGAGGGCAAAGatttaaattaatacaaaattgattacTTGGAATGAAACGaatagattttaataaattaaaagaattattGAAATCAATGTCATCTACCTTGGCAATACCTATTGACaagaatcaaaacaaacaaaaaagacaaCATAAAAAATAGATACATCTTCCATTTGGGTGTAGCTTCTTCCGCTTTTTCTCGAACTGCCAAAGATAGGAAATGAAAATATCCGCATGTTTAAAAGAATCGTTATTAATTAATATTCCTCGCATCCAAAAGTTTGTGGTATCTTTCGACAATGACCTTAGCATTAGCATGACGTTTTCTTAAATTATTGCAAGACTTGCCCATGGtatgaataaataagttttgAAGTGTGGCGTAAAATATAAATAGTCAATCAATTTGACCAAATGAGCATAGTATCAAGAGGATTCAGTTATAGAGAAGATCAATAATGCGCGCTTTTGTGGTAAGCTTGAATGCCTTTTACAAATGCAACTTCTTGGATTAAATAACTTCTTTTCTATTTTAGATTTTGAGTGTTATCGCAGTTGCATCTGCAGGACGTTTGGGATACAACTACCAACAAGGAGTATCTGGTAGCAATGATTACGCATCATCCGGATCAGGTTTAAACTCTGTCTTGGCACTAGGAAATGGACAGGGACAGGGACTTGGAGGAGCTGATTTCGGAGGACAAGCTCAAGGATCTGGTATCAGCTACGGACTTAGCAGTGGATCAATTGGATCTGGACTTGGTGGTGGAATTGGTTTTGGATCATCTGGAGGTCAATCATTTGGATCGGGATCATCATCAATCGGTGGTAGTGGTCTTGGAGGATCTGGAATCAGCTATGGATCATCATCTGGTTCATCTGGATCAGTTGGAGGTGGTGTCAGCTATCAACCTGGATCCAATCGCGTTATCGATGGTGGACTTACTAAGGAATACTTCATTTACTCCGCTCCAGAGGAACAAGTTCAACAAGGTCAAAACACAGAAAGTATCGAAACCGTTATCAAGAAGAACCTTCGTGTGATCTTCATCAAGGCCCCAGAAAACAGCGCCGTCCACAATGCTGCTCTCCAAGTTGCCAAACAAGCAACTGAAGACAGAACTGCCATCTATGTCTTGAGCAAGGAACCTGATGTATCAGAAATCACCAGTCAAGTTCAACAAATCAGCGAGAATGTTCGTGCTAAGCCTGAAGTCCGTTTCATCAAATACAGGACAAATGAAGATGCTCTTAATGCTCAACGCACCATTCAACAACAATATGAAGCTTTGGGTGGAACTTCACAGAGCTCAAATGAAGGTGTTGCTCCAGTTTTGAACTTTGCTTCTCCCGCAGCTGCTGGTCATCATGCAGGACACGCCCATGGCGTTAGCGGTGGTTCCAATTTGATTGCATCTGGTTCATCAATCAGCTCGTCTTCCAGTTCACCAGCTCTTAACATTGGTTCTGCATCAGAACAAAGTTCACAGAGCGTTAATTTGGGCAGCATTGGATCATCTTCCAACAATGTCgctgtcaaatctcaaaacgAATACTTGCCCCCAGCTGTTAAGAAATAAGTTTgcatatatttaaattataaggATCGTGCATTATTAAgactcaaataaaatataatatttatatagaAATCTCTTTGTTTGTATATTATTACAAGATTCAACATTCTACATGATCACTGAAAGTGATAATAACAAATGTTCGAAATgttagaaaaactttaaaatttgacaaatttttttttaaactggcaAATGTCTTGCTGTGTTTAACATTGTGAATCTCCAGATGGAAGTTTTGCTTGTTGAAGAAAGCAAGGCAAGTGCAAAGAAGATGCTCAACTGTTTTCTCTTTGTTCATGCAACTTCCACAGACATCATTAGAAAATACACCAAGTCATCTTATGTTGGTTTTTCTTAAAAGTGGGTATACCTATAATGTTCGTAGTCTTGGACTGTAATGGAATTTGTAGAGACAAAAGCAAGTCTGCTGTCTGAGAAGATTTGAATATTCGTAGTGGATATCACATATTTTTAAGATACAACTTCCTTTATCGCCAGAATTTTCGCTGGGAATTTTTTTCTGTAGCTAActagaaaaaacaatttaatttatattatagTCGTATTCCTTTCTTAGACCGTGAGTTTCAACAACCAAAAAGGTGATAGACACTTATTCAAAGAGATTGAATGAACCAGAAGCTtaacattgggcgccatttgtgCAAGAATGTTTAGAATCAGGTAGgaaacttcattaaaaaaaaaatcaaaaataactcCCGACAATGAAAATTCATCCTAAAACTTAATTCGTGAGCCATGCCAGAGTGTGTTTGCTAATGATTCTTGAAGAACCAACTGCCTCTACTAACAATACAGCGGCCCACGGACCTCCGGACCTACGTATCATTATGTATTTCGTCGCTCTGAATCCGAATGTGAGGTCAATTTTCCTTAGCGCACTCtcaaattttaaggaaatatCAAAGAACCATAAGAATCCGCATGCAatcctacgtttttttttttggaatgtaCTATAGACTTGGACTTACTTTCTTAACCAGCACCTATAGGTGTTGCATGCTACAATCCATTGCAGCCTACACTATCCTTAGCTAGCTCCttcgcacgccaagttgatgTTCAACGGCTCCATCAACGCCTTCCTGTGGTGACATTGAGTGCATTGTACAACCTAAAATTGTTGAAGGCCCTCCAGCGTGTGAGCTGTTGCCGTTGGGGTAGCTGCCCGGCCAGAAGTAAGATGTAGTTTTAGAACACCTTGACGAtctttgctttaaaaaaaatacaatatttaagaatgaaaaaattacacaaTCGCTTAAAATCACAAGAAATTCTTACCAATTGACTTTTGCTACTTTTTCAACGCTAAAAGAAACAAGATATTTCTAGACCTGAATGAGGGAACtccaaatccttttttttaaccaatattTTCCAAACTAAGGAGCAGTTTTATCCATATGACTTAAACATGGCTCGACTGAATCTACATTGGTTAAAAGCCACCAAAATCGCATTCTTTTTAACAAGGGGAGTAACGAAATATATGTTTTGAAATAATCTGCTAGAAACACTTTATTTTACATACAAAGAACAAATTTGCGTGTTTTTAAAATTCACCTTAACATCGACCTTTTAAGAATATTCCTAAACATTTAAATaacataacgaagaaaaaaataacaaaaataataaaaattatttaaattatttctattttaagtggagcgattgaatataattcaattttaaagttcaagtgacctcaactccaaatttataaagcgtttcgcccaggtacgacagtgggctcatcagttagatctgtcgtacccacgggcatacatttttctaaggtctgaatttaaacaaattccctttgaatattagaattcacagtatattcatgctgtgagttttatatagagtcggtaaacatcgaccaaaataaggcgtcttagtaagggtacgacagatctaactgatgagcccactgtcgtacctgggcgaaacgctttataaatttggagttgaggtcacttgaactttaaaattcatttaaataacaaTTATCTACCTACTCGATTCAGTTAAAATCACCATATTTTAACTGATTGattagattttttaattcaaaatttgtcacaaaatttttctaaaaacactATTATCACTAAACAAGTCGTTAAGTAAAGATTTGAATATCAAATTTTGaaagagttaaataaataattatgaaaACGAGACATTAAAATAGTAATAAAAATGGATTAATCCGCTAGAttttagtttaataaaaaaatcaatgtcagCTTGTGTCTTCAAAAGAATCTACACAAAAGAAACCGCAGAATACAATTTGGGTGTAAATTTTATATCCGGTATTTTGATCTTCTAAAATAGGAAATAGCTATATCCGATTGTTTTAAGAATCGATCTTTATTAAATACTGAAAAGAATATTATGACCTTCGgtgaactcttttttaattattatatttgtgAAATATGAATAGTTTTGATAACAGTGAGAAATATAAATAGGCATACAAACTGAGTAAATTCAGTATAGTATCGTGAAGATTCAAATCGACAATACAAGCAAAAACAATGCGTGCTTTTATGGTAAGAAATTTTAAGTCCTACTAACCTAATGAAATGCTAAccatacttttatttatttcagattttaaGTGTCATCGCAGTTGCATCTGCACAACGATTGGGATACAACTACCAACAAGGAGTATCTGGATCCAATCCCCAAGCTTTTGGTCAGGGACAAAGCTTCATCTCAGGCAACGCTGGATATGGAGGTGATTTCGGAGGACAAGCTCAAGGATCTGGTCTCAGCTACGGTCTAAGTGGTGGATCAATTGGATCTGGATTTGGGGGTAACTCAGGATTTGGCAGTGGTTCAATAGGATCAGGTATTGGAGGTGGATTCGGATCAGGAAGCAGCTATGGATCATCTGGATCGGTTGGAGGTGGAGTCAGTTATCAACCTGGAACAAATCGTGTCATCGATGGTGGACTTAGCAAGGAATATTTCCTTTATTCTGCTCCAGCCGAACAAGCTCAAGAAGGACATTTCACAAAGAATGTCGAAACAATTATTAAGAAGAATCTCCGCGTAATCTTCATCAAGGCTCCAGAAAACAATGCCGTCCACAATGCTGCCCTCAAGATAGCCAAACAAGCAACTGAAGACAGAACTGCCATCTATGTCTTGAGCAAGGAACCCGATGTATCAGAAATCGCCACTCAAGTTCAACAAATCAGCGAGAATGTCCGTGCTAAGCCTGAGGTCCGTTTCATCAAGTACAGGACAAATGAGGATGCTCTTAATGCTCAACGTACCATTCAGCAGCAATATGAAGCTTTGGGTGGAACTTCTCAGAGTTCCAATGAAGGTGTTGCTCCAGTTTTGAACTTTGCTTCCCCCGCTAAGAATGATGGACAAGGTCGTGCAAATTTGATTGCAGCTGGTTCTTCGATCAGCTCATCCAATTTCGGCAGCTTAGGATCGTCTTCGAATAACATTGGTGTTGGTGTCAAATCAAACGAATATCTGCCCCCAGCTGTTAAGAAATAAGAACTGATATTTAGGATTGTAATTATTTATTTGGATTATGAATTGTTAAGGTTGAAATATACTATGGATAACGACTACGAAAttatgttataaaaaaatttatcttttctttctttttttttttaatttatcgactttttaattaattcacaAAGCCTGATAAAAGGACTCCGTACTTTAACTATATGGGAAATGTGGTTCCAGTGAGATTTCATGGAATTGTTGTAAGTTGAAGTCACGAGCATGGTCTGTATTTTTCCCATGGAACATTCGACTTTTTAGAACTATAGGTGTTTGTTTTCAATAACTAGTTGTTCACTCTTAGCTGTCTTTTAGATAGAATAAGGAAAAATACGGCTTTAAAATTACAGCAAAATATCTCACAGCCGTATAACAAAATTGGTAACAGGGTtgtacaaaatcatttttttcaatttatttgttttccattacaaatttaaaaaaaaatgcatgaagacacaaaatatttattgcaactgaaaaaaaaattgtattaaaaaatttgactgcctaaaaaatattttgcattaaaaaaaaattcaatgcgaaatatttttttttttttaatgttcgtcgaatttctttcaATTCTGActatagcgtattttgtaagaaattcgacgagtattacaaaaaaaaaatatttaatgtacacattttgcatttttttagtgagaaatttttctagttgcatagtaatttttttaatgcatttttttaattgatattctTACAACCCtgatttgaaataataaatagtatgaaagtaaatttttttcccctgTTCAGCTTACCAATCGCAGCCGAAAGCTTAGGCTTACGAACTTAAGATCACGTAGTCTATATTATACTGACCAATTTTCATAGCAGGAGGTGGAGAAGTATCTATAGTTATCTCTAACATATAGAAATGGTTTTCGACTTCGTTGGCTTCAATGATAAACATATGGATAGTTACATAATTAGCAATTTGAGAAATTTCTATAAAGTGTAAATGCATCACAATTCACAACATATAATGCAACATTCCTGTCCAGTAAAAGGATTTGAAACTCATGCTGAACGTGTTTATCAACAAAATCTGGATTTATTAGGGAAAGATGGTCTTAAATGGCTCCTCTAAGGAAAATGTcccatatctcgaaaaaaaagtaaaaaagtatagCATTTAATgctatatattttgtatttttcaaaaattaatcaaacaacaattttttgctttgctacttaaaaaaaatcggaGAAGTATTTAAAGTATACCTATATTATTCAAAACGTTTTGAATTTCACTAATCAAGATTACCAGGGTAAACTGGCACACTATCGAAACATAGCTGCGTGActttaaaagcaaaataataTAGTCAAAGGTCTTCtattccattttcttggaaaaagtgGTGTTAAATCTCCCCAGATCTTTCTATTAGGTTGATCGTCTCTTTAGTGTAGTTTCTGTAACTTCGAATGTTTTGGTTGCTTTTGCCAGATTTTGGAAGAAATCAAGGCCTTTTGATGATGCGTCTTAGTCCTCTCTGTAGATCGTTTATATTTAGCAACCATTTtcacttcataaaaaaaaaattgcacgactggggtcacacgtacttgctcttatgcttaaagtaactctaatgttcaaaacataaaatatgtttttataattaataaaacaccgttttaaatgatcttttacaaaaaacgaagtatgccattttatttctttataaaaaggtatttttagaaaaaaaaaacgaaaatcgttggagtcgttttttaaaaaaataattttttacctatacatataaaaattttctaacattaaaaaaaaaaaagttggtatgccattttgaagaaataattaatttacacaaaaaaacgaaatttcaaaatttttcgtgaatccgttttcaaaaaattgatttttcgactaaaaaatttttaaatattttttaaaaatccaaaaatgtgttttttgaaaatttaatttaattttaatattatttctacttaaacgcttttgtataaaaaatttcgttgaagtCGGGTgagtcttgtacgagatatttagaaaccaaaaaacagttctatggcaggtaccgtttataacggtacaaaaaatattttttttatttcaaaagttggctttaatgtgtaatactacacacaaaaatttaaatcgatatcgttagagccgtttttgaaaaaaaaattaacttttgtatttccgttatatggcaggtatcgTTAGTTTTggccataaaaataaaatttcaatttctcctctagggaatcacccaaaactgctgaataccaagtttgaagaaaatcacttcactcgtttaggctgcagctccggatagagacagacagacggacagacagacagaattgccggaccaacttttttggcattctccatcatcgtaatgtcacgtaaaattgttatctcgagttcgattttttttacgaatcctaaacttgccctatagtacctatatcgcaaataaaaaatgaaagacTTAAGTGCTAGGTAGGCCATTGtgctaagtaggccattttgtcCGTTTCgggttttttatttaagttttataccGAAAAATCTGAAATCATTCTAAGCCAACATACatatttcagtaaattaataagaaatacttcgACTACATACAATAAAAACTTTCTCCAAAATACGATATTTGTCTACAgtttctttgcaaaaaaaaatttcacaaaattttaaagggTAGGTAGCTATACTTTTTAAGGTGGCTAGGGACAGTTTGGCctgcaaaatttcaaataacggCTTAAAATTGCTAACTCGTATAATGACGGTTTTGCCcgataaactaaagaatcgcaTTTACAAAGCCTTCTAAATCTGTTCGATTCTACGATGCAAAGGGGTCATATTACCTCgaggtgccattttaggccactttcccctaacCAAACAAAgctaattttacaaaaatcaaaactgagATTTTGGCTTTTACATTTGTTTGTAGGTATTGATTGGTTTTTGTAATCTTGACTTcatatttcttataaattggtgaccgtttttttttatcgtgaAGAAAGTTTAAAATCAAATAGAAGAAAACGGAGGTTCAGAAAGAAATCCGTTGTCAAGTGGATTGGTGAGTCACTTACCCCATACAAAAGTGCCTCCTCTCAGATTAAGAtttaaaattgcaatatctttgCTGATTGATTTGGATTTAAATCCAAAATACATACATCTTAAAGcacttttatcattaaaaaagtCGTTAGCTTAAGATTTGAATATTAAAGTGCAAGAAAGGGCAAGATTCGTTTCATTAATAAAAtccaaagaataaaaaaaaaaacaaacaaaaatagaataaaCCGCTAGATTTTAgcttattaaaacaaaactttattaatggCTGCTTGGGTCTTCAAGAcaatcaaaacaaaagaaaaccgCAAATACAATTTGGGTGTAAATTTTATATCCGGTATTTTTAGGAAATACAAGAATCGATCTTtattaaatacttaaaaaaatattataacctTCGGTGAGCTCTTCTTTAATTATTGCAAGACATTTACTTATGAAAATATGAATAGTTATGATAACAGCGTGAAATATAAATAGGCATACAATCCGAGTAAATTGAGTATAGTATCGTGAAGATTCAAATCGACAAGACAAGTAAAAACAATGCGT includes the following:
- the LOC129915076 gene encoding glycine, alanine and asparagine-rich protein-like → MRAFVILSVIAVASAGRLGYNYQQGVSGSNDYASSGSGLNSVLALGNGQGQGLGGADFGGQAQGSGISYGLSSGSIGSGLGGGIGFGSSGGQSFGSGSSSIGGSGLGGSGISYGSSSGSSGSVGGGVSYQPGSNRVIDGGLTKEYFIYSAPEEQVQQGQNTESIETVIKKNLRVIFIKAPENSAVHNAALQVAKQATEDRTAIYVLSKEPDVSEITSQVQQISENVRAKPEVRFIKYRTNEDALNAQRTIQQQYEALGGTSQSSNEGVAPVLNFASPAAAGHHAGHAHGVSGGSNLIASGSSISSSSSSPALNIGSASEQSSQSVNLGSIGSSSNNVAVKSQNEYLPPAVKK
- the LOC129916197 gene encoding keratin, type II cytoskeletal 1b-like; protein product: MRAFMILSVIAVASAQRLGYNYQQGVSGSNPQAFGQGQSFISGNAGYGGDFGGQAQGSGLSYGLSGGSIGSGFGGNSGFGSGSIGSGIGGGFGSGSSYGSSGSVGGGVSYQPGTNRVIDGGLSKEYFLYSAPAEQAQEGHFTKNVETIIKKNLRVIFIKAPENNAVHNAALKIAKQATEDRTAIYVLSKEPDVSEIATQVQQISENVRAKPEVRFIKYRTNEDALNAQRTIQQQYEALGGTSQSSNEGVAPVLNFASPAKNDGQGRANLIAAGSSISSSNFGSLGSSSNNIGVGVKSNEYLPPAVKK